A portion of the Acidihalobacter yilgarnensis genome contains these proteins:
- a CDS encoding hydrogen peroxide-inducible genes activator, with translation MTLTELRYVVALARERHFGRAAASSFVSQPTLSVAVKKLEDELGTPLFERGGAEVTPTPLGEQVVEYAQAILEQVEGIRNLARGHADPLQGVLRLGAIYTVGPYLLPQLIPNLHDTAPLMPLLIEEGFTADLRRRLKQGELDAIIVALPFDEPGVTVRPLYEEPFVALLPSAHPLSAQSQLPLEALAGEDLLLLGPGHCLRDQILTACPACARPSGSAQGESHLAGSSLETLRHMVASGLGVTILPCTAAGAERYADRLIAVRRLSDPVPHRRVALAWRSSFPRPGAIEVLTRAILDTPMSCVELC, from the coding sequence ATGACCCTGACCGAGCTTCGTTACGTCGTAGCATTGGCGCGCGAACGCCACTTCGGACGCGCAGCGGCCAGCAGCTTCGTCAGCCAGCCGACCCTCAGCGTCGCCGTCAAGAAGCTCGAAGATGAACTTGGCACCCCGTTGTTCGAACGTGGCGGCGCCGAAGTCACGCCCACACCGCTTGGCGAGCAGGTGGTCGAATACGCGCAGGCAATACTCGAACAGGTCGAGGGCATTCGCAATCTGGCTCGGGGACACGCCGACCCGCTGCAGGGCGTACTGCGCCTCGGTGCCATCTACACCGTCGGCCCCTATCTGCTGCCACAGCTCATTCCCAACCTGCACGACACCGCCCCCCTCATGCCCTTGCTGATTGAAGAGGGCTTTACTGCAGATCTGCGGCGGCGCCTCAAACAGGGTGAGCTAGACGCCATCATCGTCGCACTACCCTTCGATGAACCCGGCGTGACCGTACGACCACTTTACGAAGAACCTTTTGTCGCTCTGCTCCCTTCGGCCCATCCGCTGAGCGCGCAATCGCAGCTCCCGCTGGAGGCGCTCGCCGGCGAGGATTTGCTGCTACTCGGACCGGGGCATTGCCTACGGGACCAAATTCTCACGGCTTGCCCGGCTTGTGCCCGGCCAAGCGGCAGCGCTCAGGGTGAATCTCACCTCGCCGGCAGCTCACTCGAAACCCTGCGCCACATGGTGGCCTCCGGGCTCGGCGTCACCATCCTGCCGTGTACCGCAGCGGGTGCCGAGCGCTATGCCGACCGCCTGATAGCCGTTCGCCGACTGAGCGACCCGGTACCACATCGCCGGGTCGCCCTCGCCTGGCGCAGCAGCTTTCCCAGACCTGGCGCGATCGAGGTCCTGACGCGTGCCATCCTCGACACGCCGATGAGCTGCG